A region of Lepeophtheirus salmonis chromosome 13, UVic_Lsal_1.4, whole genome shotgun sequence DNA encodes the following proteins:
- the LOC121127869 gene encoding protein rhomboid yields MIIITILETGFFIYHSLHLSLVRGLTITMNGPVPYCSLLIYNPRRRMDAWRFVTYMFVHIGINHFVFNMIMQIFVGVFLEMEQEGYIGSLRVMAVYFSGVLAGSLGTSLSDPYAFIAGASGGVYALIAAHLATLALNWQEDSSVKIQKIIHRPLTRIIRLVFIGVLTLHDILYAVYIRLFTEDESRTGFIGHLCGALAGLLVGIFVLQNRRVRSWEPFVQWISFAVFTFLIGFAIVWNVMGNIWSPGFFLRPDYRLYDSEYGTCKPYEYI; encoded by the exons ATGATTATCATTACGATCTTAGAAACtggatttttcatttatcattCCCTCCATCTTAGTCTTGTGCGTGGATTGACCATAACCATGAATGGACCTGTACCCTATTGCTCACTCCTTATTTATAATCCTAGACGCCGCATGGATGCATGGCGATTTGTGACGTACAT GTTTGTTCATATTGGGATCAATCACTTTGTCTTTAATATGATAATGCAAATATTTGTTGGAGTCTTCCTTGAAATGGAACAAGAAGGATATATAGGATCCTTAAGAGTGATGGCAGTCTACTTCTCTGGAGTTTTAGCAGGATCCTTGGGAACATCTCTCTCTGATCCCTATGCCTTTATCGCTGGTGCTTCTGGGGGTGTATACGCTCTTATTGCAGCACATTTAGCTACTTTAGCTTTAAATTGGCAGGAAGACTCCTCtgttaaaatacaaaagattaTTCACAGGCCATTGACGAGAATTATTCGTTTAGTGTTTATTGGTGTTCTCACCCTTCATGATATCCTATATGCAGTCTATATAAGACTTTTTACTGAGGATGAGAGCCGAACTGGATTTATTGGGCATTTATGTGGAGCCCTTGCGGGGCTCTTAGTCGggatatttgttttacaaaatcgGAGGGTTAGGAGCTGGGAGCCTTTTGTGCAGTGGATCAGTTTTGCCGTTTTTACATTTCTAATTGGTTTCGCCATTGTTTGGAATGTTATGGGTAATATATGGTCCCCTGGCTTTTTCTTGAGGCCTGATTATCGGCTTTACGATAGTGAATATGGAACTTGTAAGCCCTATGAATACATTTAA